One stretch of Paenibacillus sp. FSL R5-0341 DNA includes these proteins:
- a CDS encoding glycoside hydrolase family 2 TIM barrel-domain containing protein produces the protein MSARTVVSLEESWLFQADTENLGTELQWYKEGPPLGETVKIPHTWNVQNGLEEFRGTGWYSHDFYAPLEWEGKLLRLQFDAVYRDAVVWVNGKRVGEHTQSGYTPFVIEISDTVIFDTINHIVVSVNNENSHTALPMGNSFDWADDGGIIRGVSLLVSGRTAIDYSKLQATPFFSDDMDGAVAPYGMLSGEIRLWEQPPHESECKSVKLKVIMSYEEDMLASKEWEMSSDEGILSFQDIKVEHLKLWHFDHPHLYTVTISLYSDGVLTDEVCTAVGFREIRSEGNTLLLNREPVRLMGVEWMPGSNPMSGMAESVAQLEEMLHHMKHANCVITRFHWQQDSKLLEWCDRNGLLVQEEIPHWQTPQDPNDEWLNISIKHAQEMIHRHYNHPCIYAWGIGNEVNGQSTVTVRYFEKLKSLVHGLDDTRFINYVSNTVHENPAQDATGVGDMIMWNDYIGTWHGELDRPEVIQNMTRNLPNKPLVVAEYGLCEPAFNGGDERRTQILVENTREYRKHPAIAALIYFSLNDYRTQMGEEGEGRLRQRVHGSMSLDGTPKPSYEALRRLASPINLNVELVKEKAQVVVTVENRNDIPCYRISGYTLRLVNPLGDCITEHIPNLSPGEKHMFYFTDIPENRWNELMLDIIRPTGFSVSSGSLMTYT, from the coding sequence GTGAGTGCTAGAACAGTAGTTTCATTGGAAGAATCATGGTTGTTTCAGGCAGATACCGAGAATCTGGGCACGGAACTACAATGGTATAAAGAGGGTCCTCCCTTGGGTGAAACCGTTAAGATTCCCCACACGTGGAACGTGCAAAATGGGTTAGAGGAGTTCCGTGGAACGGGATGGTACAGTCATGATTTTTACGCTCCTCTGGAATGGGAAGGGAAATTACTGCGGTTACAGTTTGATGCAGTTTATCGAGATGCGGTGGTTTGGGTAAACGGAAAACGTGTAGGAGAACATACTCAATCAGGTTACACTCCATTTGTTATAGAGATCTCCGACACAGTCATCTTTGATACAATCAACCACATCGTAGTATCAGTGAATAATGAAAATAGCCACACGGCTCTTCCCATGGGAAATAGCTTTGATTGGGCAGACGACGGCGGAATTATTCGCGGCGTATCGCTGCTGGTTAGCGGTCGCACGGCAATCGACTATTCCAAACTTCAAGCGACTCCTTTCTTCTCGGACGATATGGACGGAGCTGTAGCTCCATACGGCATGTTATCTGGTGAGATTCGGTTGTGGGAGCAACCACCACATGAGTCTGAGTGCAAATCTGTAAAACTGAAAGTGATCATGTCGTATGAAGAAGACATGTTAGCTTCGAAGGAATGGGAAATGTCCAGCGATGAAGGTATTCTAAGCTTTCAAGACATCAAGGTGGAACACCTTAAGTTGTGGCATTTTGATCATCCTCATCTATACACAGTAACCATTTCTTTATACTCGGATGGTGTCCTTACAGATGAGGTATGCACAGCAGTAGGATTTAGAGAGATTCGCTCAGAGGGAAATACATTGTTGCTGAACCGGGAGCCGGTACGTCTTATGGGGGTTGAATGGATGCCCGGATCGAATCCTATGAGCGGTATGGCAGAATCGGTAGCACAGTTGGAAGAGATGCTTCATCATATGAAACATGCGAATTGTGTTATTACCCGCTTTCATTGGCAGCAGGATAGCAAGCTGCTGGAGTGGTGTGATCGTAACGGGTTACTGGTGCAGGAGGAGATTCCACATTGGCAGACTCCACAAGATCCTAATGATGAATGGTTGAATATTTCAATTAAGCATGCCCAAGAAATGATCCATCGTCACTACAATCATCCTTGCATTTATGCATGGGGCATTGGCAACGAGGTGAACGGACAATCCACTGTTACAGTCCGGTATTTTGAGAAACTCAAATCTCTAGTGCACGGACTTGACGATACGAGATTCATTAACTATGTGTCTAACACTGTGCATGAGAATCCTGCCCAAGATGCCACGGGTGTAGGTGACATGATCATGTGGAACGATTATATCGGGACATGGCACGGTGAGTTGGACAGGCCGGAAGTTATTCAAAATATGACTAGGAATTTACCAAATAAACCTCTCGTGGTAGCTGAATATGGACTATGTGAGCCTGCTTTTAATGGCGGGGATGAGCGTCGTACACAGATCCTGGTGGAAAACACAAGGGAGTACCGGAAGCATCCTGCCATCGCAGCACTTATATACTTCAGCCTAAACGATTATCGTACGCAAATGGGGGAGGAAGGCGAGGGAAGGCTGCGCCAACGGGTGCATGGTTCCATGAGTTTAGATGGCACGCCCAAGCCTTCTTATGAAGCTTTGCGCCGATTAGCTTCACCAATCAACCTCAACGTGGAACTGGTTAAGGAGAAGGCCCAAGTTGTAGTAACCGTGGAGAACCGAAATGACATTCCATGTTATCGGATATCTGGTTATACGCTGAGACTGGTTAACCCGCTCGGTGATTGCATTACTGAACACATCCCAAATTTATCACCTGGGGAGAAGCACATGTTTTATTTTACCGACATTCCTGAGAATCGATGGAACGAACTTATGTTAGATATCATCAGACCCACCGGATTTTCGGTGAGTAGCGGTTCGTTGATGACATACACGTAA
- a CDS encoding DUF3237 family protein: MKLEELFTVHVNIERSLDLQNSEGDSVVMITFTGSATGKYFEGIVLGGGVDTQIIGKNGDPHTLSARYMLHGTDNSGHSCKIYIENNGNIDKALNTALFRTSPKMITNSEALSFLNSATLIGEGHPTESGVDIKIYREL; encoded by the coding sequence GTGAAATTAGAAGAGTTGTTCACGGTACATGTGAACATCGAGAGATCATTGGATCTACAGAATAGCGAAGGCGATTCGGTTGTTATGATTACTTTTACAGGCAGCGCAACAGGAAAGTACTTTGAGGGAATCGTGTTAGGTGGAGGCGTGGATACTCAGATCATCGGGAAGAATGGGGATCCGCATACTCTCTCGGCAAGATATATGCTCCACGGAACGGACAACAGCGGGCATAGCTGTAAAATTTATATCGAAAACAACGGAAACATCGACAAAGCGCTGAATACTGCATTGTTCCGCACGTCCCCCAAAATGATTACGAACAGCGAGGCTTTATCCTTTTTGAACAGTGCGACGCTTATTGGCGAAGGTCATCCAACGGAGTCTGGAGTAGATATAAAAATATATAGGGAGCTATGA
- a CDS encoding histidine-type phosphatase: protein MIIKKIGISVVSLTMLTSVSMFDVYGAASKRMIEVSEQSANVVVNGQRVEGESFLYNGVTYVPARAIGEALGKEVDWDNNTQSVFVGQKINDEQGYRGTKTPYPFKEASYTEAPDGYEPVFINYVGRHGSRHLSSSKYDKTLFELLDIAEKDGQITNLGKELKKEIGKLMVVEKDHYGLLSTTGGEELKGIGSRVGQNYKELFTSDKKVIAQATFKDRTPQSRDQFIEGLKDSLGDNKVDILASAFEEEQDPYLRPYDLATKYNEYAEDGDWVKLYEDYVTQSTGTRYAKEVLLQFFSEDFYKRLNAGEFELKDEKGKVKLSNPTEAASNLYELYIISSNIKGEGDFEFGRYFTTNQLKWYESVDNINDFYEKGPSLTSTDLPQNIIAPLVKELIVSTEQSIQQKDTAGIFRFAHAETIIPLSSFLDIAGANVSVDKPQDVTQNWNGSVISPMGANIQWILYSNGKDVLVKMLRNEEEIAFPIETKTYPYYKWEDVKTYYQNKLQKVGVSLDSSLEDNIELLQKKF from the coding sequence ATGATCATCAAAAAAATCGGGATTTCAGTCGTATCACTCACCATGCTAACGTCTGTAAGTATGTTTGACGTATATGGTGCAGCTTCAAAACGCATGATCGAAGTGTCTGAACAATCGGCTAACGTGGTTGTGAACGGTCAAAGGGTGGAAGGAGAATCGTTTCTATATAACGGAGTCACTTATGTACCGGCAAGAGCGATTGGGGAAGCCTTGGGAAAAGAGGTAGACTGGGATAACAACACTCAATCGGTGTTTGTTGGACAAAAGATTAACGATGAGCAGGGATACCGTGGTACCAAAACGCCATATCCTTTCAAAGAAGCAAGTTATACAGAAGCTCCTGATGGATATGAGCCCGTATTTATTAACTACGTAGGAAGACATGGTTCCAGACATCTATCCAGTTCCAAGTACGACAAGACGCTTTTTGAACTGCTCGACATCGCAGAAAAGGATGGGCAGATTACCAATCTGGGCAAAGAGTTGAAGAAGGAAATTGGCAAACTGATGGTGGTTGAAAAAGATCATTATGGATTGCTATCCACCACGGGTGGAGAAGAACTGAAAGGAATAGGAAGCAGAGTCGGGCAGAATTACAAAGAACTATTTACATCAGATAAAAAAGTAATTGCACAAGCAACTTTCAAAGATCGAACGCCCCAGAGCAGAGATCAGTTTATTGAAGGGTTAAAGGATAGCTTGGGCGATAACAAGGTAGACATTCTGGCTTCAGCCTTTGAAGAAGAGCAAGATCCTTATCTACGTCCCTACGATTTAGCTACAAAGTATAACGAATATGCTGAAGATGGAGACTGGGTTAAGTTATACGAGGATTATGTTACTCAGAGCACAGGAACGCGTTATGCAAAAGAAGTACTTTTGCAATTTTTCTCTGAAGACTTCTACAAGCGGTTGAACGCTGGAGAGTTCGAGCTGAAGGATGAGAAGGGAAAAGTGAAGCTCAGCAACCCAACCGAGGCTGCTTCTAATCTATATGAACTGTACATCATCTCTTCGAATATTAAAGGAGAAGGTGACTTCGAATTCGGGCGGTATTTCACAACCAATCAGTTAAAGTGGTACGAGAGCGTCGATAATATCAATGATTTTTATGAAAAAGGTCCGTCCTTAACGTCAACAGATCTGCCGCAGAATATCATTGCACCCCTGGTCAAAGAATTGATCGTGTCAACCGAACAGTCCATTCAGCAGAAAGACACGGCTGGTATATTTCGTTTTGCTCACGCAGAAACCATCATTCCACTATCTTCATTCCTGGATATCGCCGGAGCGAATGTTAGTGTAGATAAGCCGCAGGACGTGACCCAAAACTGGAATGGCTCGGTCATCTCACCAATGGGGGCAAATATTCAATGGATTCTGTACTCCAACGGTAAAGATGTTTTGGTGAAAATGCTTAGAAATGAAGAAGAAATCGCCTTCCCAATCGAAACTAAGACCTACCCATACTATAAGTGGGAAGATGTGAAGACATATTACCAAAACAAACTGCAGAAGGTAGGCGTAAGCTTGGACAGCAGTTTGGAAGATAATATTGAACTTTTACAGAAGAAATTCTAA
- a CDS encoding sigma-70 family RNA polymerase sigma factor, with product MQRSVPQLGDHVMKVYETYADTLFRIAMVHLGRREDAEEATQDTFIKLIEKAPTFNDAEHQKAWLIRVITNHCKSLLGRGWRKREVKLEGVDPLTTDNPEDHALIELVLSLPVKYRSVVHLYYYEDYPIREISEILEISESAVKMRLKRGRQLLKLELEGEEL from the coding sequence ATGCAGCGATCAGTTCCCCAGCTGGGCGATCATGTGATGAAAGTATATGAGACATATGCGGATACGCTGTTCCGGATTGCCATGGTGCACCTCGGCAGACGAGAAGACGCGGAGGAAGCCACTCAGGATACCTTCATCAAACTAATAGAAAAAGCCCCTACATTCAACGATGCGGAGCATCAGAAAGCATGGTTGATTCGGGTCATTACCAATCATTGCAAATCCTTATTAGGCAGAGGCTGGCGTAAACGGGAGGTCAAGTTGGAGGGAGTCGATCCCCTTACTACGGACAACCCTGAAGATCACGCATTGATCGAACTCGTGCTGTCACTGCCCGTCAAGTATAGATCGGTGGTCCATCTGTATTATTACGAAGATTATCCAATCCGAGAAATCAGCGAGATCCTGGAGATTAGCGAGTCAGCAGTGAAAATGAGATTAAAACGTGGCAGACAGCTGTTAAAACTGGAGCTTGAAGGAGAGGAACTGTAA
- the dmpI gene encoding 4-oxalocrotonate tautomerase DmpI: MPVITVEAAKLSKEQKRKLVQELTESASNIMNIPQQAFFVFVKENDTENIGVAGQLIADRQQIDSLKSEENNTQQGDRL, translated from the coding sequence ATGCCAGTAATTACAGTTGAAGCAGCAAAATTGTCTAAAGAACAAAAAAGAAAGTTAGTACAAGAACTTACCGAATCAGCTTCAAATATCATGAACATACCTCAGCAAGCTTTTTTTGTATTTGTGAAGGAGAATGATACAGAGAACATAGGCGTTGCAGGACAGCTTATTGCAGACAGACAGCAAATCGATTCGCTTAAAAGCGAGGAAAACAACACACAACAAGGAGACCGACTATAA
- a CDS encoding NAD(P)H-dependent oxidoreductase → MKTLILVFHPNLATSRVNKRLTEEMEKQSNVTVHRLYEAYPDEKIDVAAEQQLMEGHDRIVLQFPFYWYSSPSLLKKWQDTVLTYGWAYGSQGNNLHGKELLVAVSAGAPKENYMSDGHFKYSITELLRPFKATSNMIGTRYLTPYILTGVMQHLSDEQLEKSAEDYVTYALNPKVEQISS, encoded by the coding sequence ATGAAAACACTCATTCTTGTATTTCACCCAAATTTGGCAACTTCTCGTGTGAACAAGCGATTGACCGAAGAAATGGAAAAGCAGTCCAACGTTACCGTTCATCGTCTATATGAGGCTTATCCTGATGAGAAAATTGATGTAGCGGCCGAGCAACAATTGATGGAAGGACATGACCGCATTGTTTTGCAATTCCCTTTCTACTGGTACAGTAGCCCATCATTATTGAAAAAATGGCAGGATACCGTCCTGACTTATGGTTGGGCTTATGGTAGCCAAGGAAATAACCTACATGGAAAAGAGCTTCTTGTTGCCGTTTCTGCTGGTGCCCCAAAAGAAAACTATATGTCAGACGGGCACTTTAAATATTCGATTACAGAGCTGTTACGTCCATTCAAGGCAACCAGTAATATGATTGGAACTCGCTATCTTACACCATACATATTGACTGGCGTAATGCAACACCTGTCAGATGAGCAACTTGAGAAAAGTGCCGAGGATTACGTGACGTATGCGTTGAACCCAAAAGTTGAGCAGATATCCAGCTAA
- a CDS encoding aldo/keto reductase, whose amino-acid sequence MKSVRLSNNTNVPPIALGTWSWGTGEAGGNTVFGNQLTEADLQPVFDAAMNARLWLWDTAAVYGMGSSESILGSFAKQHDAVLISTKFTPQIAGDHDNAMEELLEESLERLHVDHADIYWIHNPADVKRWTPQLIPLMKSGKVRHVGVSNHNLDEIKLAASILAEEGLRISAVQNHYSLLYRSSEKAGIIDYCTENDIVFFSYMVLEQGALTDKYSAQNPLPSGTRRGEAFGPDRLAKLESLIHVMREIGSKYSASVAHIAMAWAIAKGTVPIIGVTKTSHVEDAVKAIEITLTTDDITKLQIAAEETDVEVPGEWEKAMH is encoded by the coding sequence ATGAAGAGTGTTCGATTATCAAATAACACCAATGTACCACCGATTGCTTTGGGCACTTGGTCTTGGGGAACCGGCGAAGCTGGAGGAAATACCGTGTTCGGGAATCAGCTGACAGAAGCGGACCTCCAACCAGTCTTTGACGCAGCTATGAATGCCAGACTCTGGTTATGGGATACAGCAGCAGTATATGGAATGGGTTCCTCGGAGTCCATACTGGGGAGCTTTGCCAAACAACATGATGCAGTCTTGATTTCTACGAAGTTCACGCCACAAATTGCAGGCGATCACGATAACGCAATGGAGGAACTTTTAGAAGAAAGTTTAGAAAGACTTCATGTGGATCATGCAGATATCTACTGGATACATAATCCTGCAGATGTAAAAAGGTGGACCCCTCAACTAATTCCTTTAATGAAAAGTGGAAAGGTTCGTCATGTAGGAGTATCCAATCATAATTTGGATGAAATCAAACTGGCAGCCAGTATATTGGCGGAGGAAGGCTTGCGAATATCAGCTGTGCAAAACCATTACAGCTTACTCTATCGCTCGTCTGAGAAAGCAGGAATTATTGATTACTGTACAGAGAATGATATTGTATTCTTCTCCTACATGGTACTGGAACAAGGAGCATTAACAGACAAATACAGTGCACAAAATCCTTTGCCTAGTGGTACAAGGAGAGGGGAAGCCTTTGGTCCTGATCGCCTTGCTAAGCTCGAAAGTTTGATTCACGTCATGAGAGAAATAGGTAGCAAGTACAGTGCCTCTGTTGCCCATATTGCAATGGCATGGGCTATTGCGAAGGGTACCGTTCCGATTATCGGTGTAACGAAAACGAGCCACGTCGAGGATGCTGTAAAAGCCATTGAAATTACTTTGACTACGGACGACATCACTAAACTGCAGATCGCAGCAGAAGAAACGGATGTCGAGGTTCCAGGCGAGTGGGAAAAAGCAATGCACTAA
- a CDS encoding TetR/AcrR family transcriptional regulator, producing the protein MVKLDRRVIKSQDAIKKAVLELMAEKIFEEITIRDISDRANVNRGTIYLHYMDKYDLLDKIIEEHIGNLRDLCHAASEMSFQEGNYVWFEYFAKNHLFFSTMLNTKSATYFHSRFIDLIVEEYKIEVDTTEGKNKGMDDEVILQFLAAAVVGSVEWWFKNGMSIPPRVMAEQTGVLLDRNF; encoded by the coding sequence ATGGTTAAACTGGATCGAAGAGTGATCAAATCTCAAGACGCTATTAAGAAAGCAGTACTTGAGTTGATGGCTGAAAAAATTTTCGAAGAAATTACTATCCGTGATATTTCAGATAGAGCAAACGTTAATCGAGGCACGATTTATCTACACTATATGGATAAATATGACCTACTCGATAAAATTATCGAAGAGCATATTGGCAATCTCCGTGATCTATGCCACGCTGCATCCGAAATGAGTTTTCAAGAAGGGAACTATGTTTGGTTTGAATATTTTGCCAAAAACCACTTATTTTTCTCAACCATGTTAAACACGAAAAGTGCCACTTATTTTCACAGCCGATTCATTGATCTGATTGTCGAGGAATATAAGATTGAGGTTGATACTACCGAAGGAAAGAATAAGGGCATGGATGACGAAGTTATTCTTCAATTTCTTGCAGCCGCAGTAGTTGGAAGTGTGGAATGGTGGTTCAAAAATGGAATGTCCATACCTCCTCGGGTTATGGCAGAACAGACTGGGGTATTGTTAGATAGAAACTTCTAA
- a CDS encoding carboxymuconolactone decarboxylase family protein, protein MNRIDKSQETYKKLFGDGVPAAYATHPEFQDILSRFIFGEIFDQGALDDKQRELITLVVLTTNQTLPQLKAHVRAALNVGLTPVEIQEAIYQCAPYLGFPKTLNAISEMNEVFEEQHVALPLESQQRVEEDNRLNKGLGIQKEIFGDIIEKNRKNAPSNQKHIQDYLSAFCFGDFYTRGGLDLKTRELLTLCILSALGGADSQVKAHVQGNINVGNDKETMITALTHCLPYMGFPRTLNALGCVNEIIPEK, encoded by the coding sequence ATGAATCGAATTGACAAGAGTCAAGAAACATATAAAAAACTATTCGGCGATGGAGTTCCAGCGGCATATGCTACACATCCTGAATTTCAGGACATATTGAGTCGCTTCATATTTGGTGAAATTTTCGATCAAGGTGCCCTTGATGATAAACAACGCGAGCTTATTACCCTGGTCGTACTTACTACGAATCAAACGTTGCCTCAGCTCAAGGCACATGTTCGTGCCGCGCTAAATGTTGGACTGACACCTGTGGAGATCCAAGAAGCAATCTACCAATGTGCACCATACTTAGGATTCCCGAAAACTTTAAATGCTATATCGGAAATGAATGAAGTTTTCGAAGAACAACATGTTGCACTGCCTCTTGAGAGTCAACAACGGGTTGAAGAAGATAACCGCCTTAACAAAGGACTTGGTATCCAAAAAGAGATTTTTGGCGATATTATTGAGAAAAACCGGAAAAATGCCCCGTCAAATCAAAAGCATATACAGGACTACCTTTCAGCATTTTGCTTTGGTGACTTCTATACCCGTGGAGGTCTGGATCTCAAAACAAGAGAGCTACTTACTCTTTGCATACTAAGTGCACTTGGAGGTGCTGATAGTCAAGTCAAAGCACATGTTCAGGGCAACATCAATGTCGGCAATGATAAAGAAACCATGATCACCGCTCTTACTCACTGCCTTCCCTATATGGGATTCCCTCGAACTCTTAATGCTTTAGGCTGCGTTAATGAAATCATTCCAGAGAAATAA
- a CDS encoding LysR family transcriptional regulator, protein MELRVLRYFLTVARVENITHAATILHVTQPTLSRQLADLEKNLETQLFIRGKSKITLTEAGMLLRQRAEEILTLADKTEKEFKDQNNLVGGTISIGSVESLTSNVILQLLKDFNMEYPQVKYHIYSGTGDDIKERIDKGLLDVGILLEPIHIEKYDFIRLPQKERWGVLMKTSSPLAQKEYVTSTDLAGVPLLISSRSVVQNEIASWFADEYAHLNFVATYNLISNVLNLVEEGLGTAICIEGALAMKQSDTLCFRPFHPELQFPTVIVWKKHKVFSQTEVRFLEHIRHAFQA, encoded by the coding sequence ATGGAACTTAGAGTACTTCGATATTTTTTGACAGTAGCTCGTGTAGAAAATATCACACATGCTGCAACGATCTTACATGTGACACAGCCTACGTTAAGCAGACAGTTGGCTGATCTGGAAAAAAATTTAGAAACTCAATTGTTTATACGTGGGAAAAGTAAAATAACACTGACAGAAGCAGGCATGCTTTTACGTCAAAGAGCAGAAGAAATTCTCACACTTGCGGATAAAACAGAGAAAGAGTTTAAAGATCAGAATAATCTGGTTGGAGGAACCATATCGATCGGGAGTGTTGAATCATTAACGTCCAATGTTATTTTACAATTATTAAAAGACTTCAATATGGAGTATCCACAGGTTAAGTATCACATCTATAGTGGAACGGGGGATGACATAAAGGAGCGAATTGATAAAGGACTGCTCGATGTGGGCATTTTGTTAGAGCCCATTCACATTGAGAAATACGATTTCATCAGACTGCCCCAGAAGGAGCGCTGGGGAGTCCTTATGAAGACCTCATCACCTCTTGCACAGAAAGAATATGTAACTTCAACCGATTTAGCCGGAGTGCCTCTGCTCATATCCAGCCGATCTGTCGTACAGAATGAGATTGCAAGCTGGTTTGCCGATGAATATGCACATCTAAACTTCGTTGCGACCTATAATTTAATATCTAATGTACTTAACCTCGTAGAGGAGGGGTTAGGGACGGCAATCTGTATTGAGGGTGCGCTTGCAATGAAGCAGTCTGACACATTATGCTTTAGACCTTTTCATCCGGAACTTCAGTTTCCAACAGTGATTGTCTGGAAAAAACATAAGGTATTCAGTCAAACTGAGGTACGTTTTTTGGAACATATCAGGCATGCCTTTCAGGCATAA
- a CDS encoding beta-glucoside-specific PTS transporter subunit IIABC yields the protein MSKKYEKLAQDIVEKVGGSENVSTLTHCMTRLRFALNDTSKADQKALKSFDGVIDAVESGGQFQVVIGTHVEDVYKEVIKQLKPNASSSGEPTQARKISILGKLIDFVSGTFSPIVPAIAGAGMIKALLALLILFNWISKDSQTYYVVSLMSDAIFYFLPFLLAFSAANKLKCSPVLALVLAGILLHPNLTQLRVDGTDVSVFGIPLTLVSYSSSVVPILLIVWSQSYIESMFKRIIPNAVKVIFVPMFTILVTGILALTVFGPLGSFFGTYLAMGFEFLGAHGSWLVIFLVATFWPILVMFGLHHNIVPLSIAQITTSGYENILGPGAMINCIGQGVAALVVGMRTRDKALKQISTSSGITALMGITEPALYGVNLPKRYPLVAGMIGAASGGLFAGLMDVSRYATGASGIPAIPLYIGENIWNLYNILIALVITTVVTAVLTYLLSLKYEKDAPSQNIVSSMNEVSSVADEVIPIKDSGISTPLKGQLIQLQDVQDVAFASEAMGKGIAIEPSEGKVIAPFDGMIVSLFPKKHAIGLLSDEGVEILIHVGLNTVKLNGKYFEAFVEEGQRITKGQTLLTFDLEKIREEGYVTQTPVIVTNTYSYSDVIAETSQKNIDFNNTLLVVKA from the coding sequence ATGAGCAAGAAATACGAGAAGTTGGCTCAAGATATTGTAGAGAAAGTGGGCGGTAGTGAGAATGTATCCACTCTGACTCACTGTATGACTAGGCTTAGATTTGCACTGAATGATACCAGTAAAGCAGATCAAAAAGCGCTTAAGTCGTTTGATGGCGTTATTGATGCGGTTGAGAGCGGCGGACAATTTCAAGTCGTTATCGGCACACATGTTGAAGACGTTTACAAAGAAGTGATCAAACAACTTAAACCTAACGCGAGTTCATCGGGTGAACCAACTCAAGCTAGAAAAATTAGTATTTTGGGGAAGCTAATCGATTTCGTCTCCGGAACATTTAGTCCGATTGTTCCTGCTATTGCTGGTGCTGGAATGATCAAGGCACTACTCGCTCTGCTTATTTTGTTCAACTGGATTTCAAAAGATTCCCAAACCTACTATGTCGTAAGTCTTATGTCGGATGCCATTTTCTACTTTTTACCATTCTTGTTGGCATTTTCGGCTGCAAACAAATTAAAGTGCAGTCCCGTGTTAGCTCTCGTTTTAGCTGGTATTTTGCTCCATCCAAACTTGACGCAATTGCGTGTAGATGGAACTGACGTAAGTGTTTTTGGAATCCCGCTAACTCTTGTATCTTATAGTTCATCTGTAGTTCCAATTCTCTTAATAGTTTGGTCACAATCATATATTGAATCTATGTTTAAAAGGATCATTCCGAATGCAGTAAAAGTTATTTTTGTTCCCATGTTCACTATTTTAGTGACGGGAATTCTGGCCTTAACCGTATTCGGACCACTGGGGTCATTTTTCGGAACGTATTTAGCGATGGGCTTTGAATTCTTGGGCGCACATGGTAGCTGGCTGGTTATTTTCCTGGTTGCAACCTTCTGGCCAATACTGGTTATGTTTGGACTACACCATAATATTGTTCCACTGTCCATTGCTCAAATCACCACATCAGGTTATGAGAATATCCTCGGTCCTGGAGCGATGATCAATTGTATAGGTCAAGGTGTTGCGGCATTAGTTGTAGGGATGAGAACCAGGGATAAAGCATTAAAACAAATTTCTACTTCCAGTGGGATCACAGCGTTGATGGGAATCACGGAACCAGCTCTTTACGGTGTAAATTTACCGAAGAGATACCCACTTGTCGCGGGTATGATTGGAGCTGCCAGTGGGGGACTCTTTGCAGGGCTAATGGATGTTTCCCGTTACGCAACAGGCGCTTCAGGAATCCCGGCGATTCCGCTGTACATTGGTGAAAATATCTGGAATCTATATAATATTTTGATCGCCCTTGTGATAACAACTGTTGTAACTGCTGTGCTTACCTATTTGCTCAGTTTGAAATATGAAAAAGACGCACCTTCACAAAATATTGTTTCAAGTATGAATGAGGTGAGTAGTGTTGCGGATGAAGTCATTCCAATTAAAGATTCCGGTATTTCAACTCCACTTAAAGGTCAACTCATTCAACTTCAGGATGTACAGGATGTCGCGTTTGCCTCAGAGGCAATGGGTAAAGGAATTGCTATTGAACCCAGCGAGGGGAAAGTCATTGCTCCATTTGATGGTATGATTGTGTCCCTATTTCCTAAGAAACATGCTATTGGACTATTATCCGATGAAGGAGTCGAAATTCTTATTCATGTCGGCTTAAATACAGTAAAGCTGAACGGAAAATATTTTGAGGCTTTCGTTGAAGAAGGTCAGAGAATCACGAAGGGACAGACTTTGCTGACATTTGATCTGGAAAAAATCAGAGAAGAAGGATATGTCACTCAAACGCCTGTTATTGTAACCAATACGTACAGTTACTCGGATGTGATTGCAGAGACAAGTCAAAAAAATATTGATTTTAACAACACATTGTTGGTTGTCAAAGCTTAA